Part of the Prevotella communis genome is shown below.
CTGCAGGAAGGTTTTGCCCGTTGTGGCTCCACCGCCGTTAACATAGCCAGCCAGACCAATCAGGTCTTCGTGCGTCTTAATAAGGTAGTTGTCACCGTCTTTCTGGAAATCGTCAATGGTGTAGGCAAAGTCGTTATCGAGGGTGCAGATGCTGCTGGCGGTGACGCCACCGCTCAGGCTATTGCCTGCCAAGTCCTGAATTGTACCGCTAATGCCGGTGATATTGAGGTCGCCAGTAGCATTCTGCGGGATGGTGGTGCTGAAGGTGAGCACGTTGGTACCGGAGCCAGCCACATACGTCAGGTTGCCCCATTTATTATCGGCAGTGGTAGTCAGCGTAGGTGTGCCCGATACGGTCACAATCTCGCTGAACGCCACGCTCACATAAACGGTATTGCCTTTGGAGTGGCGGCCGGGAGCAACGCTGACGGCAAGCTTGGTAGGTGCGGTGGCATCCACGGCCTGGATATGGGCCTTGACGTTCTTAGCATACCAGTTATCGTCATTGTCTCCACTGGCATCAAAACGGACTACCAGCGTACTGAAATTTGTCGGCAATATGAGTTTTCCATCACTTGCACGGCAGCCTGAGTAGAACTTCTGATTATAGAGCTTATTGGTCACACCGTTGCTCCAAGCATTATTTATAAGACCACAGTTGTCTGAGGCCGTGGTGAGGGGGAAGGTATAACTGGCATATGTAGTATTTTTGTCGCCCGGATCGTGTGCGAAACTCACCATATAGCGGGAGAGGCTGGGCGTGCCCGGTTCCCCATTTTTATTACCGCCATCGCAGGTGCTAGTATTGTCGACCAGAATCTGCAAATGCTGATAGCCATCATCGACCTCCTTCACGTCAAGACCAAGAGTCATGTGCAACTCAGCACCGGCTGAGACGAGGTACTCTTTGGGAGCAGCCAAGCTGTAGTAGCCACTTGAACTAACACTCCGTGCGGGATTTGTAGCATCGGAATAGCCTTTGTCTGTGACCTTGAACTCTGCGCTCTGCACAGTGACACTCTTCTCGGCAAAAGCATCGCTACTGTTGATGCTTGTGCCGTTGGTCATGGTGCGGTCGGCACTTGCCAAAATAAAACCAGCGCGGTCAGTCACCTCGAAGCGGTATTTACGGTTGGTGGTACCATTCTGGTACTTGTAGGATCCACTGGGGGTGAGCTCTGTGACGGTGACGGTCTTCTCGTCTTCGTTGGCAGGGAAGGTGTAGTCCATGTTCACCGCCGTGAAGTGCTGACCTGCGTAGGCACTGAGGCTGATGGTACGGAAGTGCACAGTCTGCGCGTAGCCCTTCTCACTACGCTTGATGGTAAACGTGTTGCTACTGCCGTTGCTATTCGTGACAGTCCACGAACTCTCGGCCCACGCCTCTTGCCCCGTCACGAGTGCCACTATCGTCAGCACCAGGGCGAGGATTCGGTTGAGGAAAATAGTTCTTAGATTTTTCATTGTTTGTTATTATTTATAATGGTTATTTTTTGCTATTGAGGGATGATGATTAGGTTAGTCATGCTGCCGTATCTGCCATAGGATATACACAACATACCCCACGAGGCCGATGTAGATCGCCGCGAGCGGTATGCTAAGCCATAATGGCAATGAAAGGAACTCATGCATGCTGATGATTATGGTTAATGGGTGAGTAAATTTTTATTATGACGATGCAAAAATAGGAATTATCTGTGATAATGGGTGTCCAAAAAACGCCTTTGGTGTCAGAAAAACAGGGGTAAGGTGTCTAAAAAATGCGTTTTTTAGACATTTTTGTTGTCTTTTTGTCGGATCTTACAAAGATTTTGTTTAATTTTGCGGTCAATTTAAAACTATATGATTACAACAGGAGAAATGCAGATTAGCGGTATGCTGACAATGACGGTATTGTCGGTGATGCTAGTGATATGTGCTCCGGGGCGCTCCACCCGTCGCATCAGTTTTGCCAAGGCACGCTGGATGATGGCAGGAGGCACGGGACTCATAGCGCTGCAATTCCTGCTGCAACATGCCTTCGGATTCCGACAGATGGGCGTCACACAGGCGGTATGTTGCAACCTGCTGTTCTTCACCCCGTCGTCGCTGCTCTGCAGTATGTCTATCCTCTACATGCAGCGTCAGGGAAAGGTGAGCTGGAAGGAGTGGCTCATAGGCAGCAGCATCTACGCCCTGTCGGCCGGTATATTAATAGGTACGGCAGTGCTGGACGGCGTGCCCTTCAGGGAGGAGTCGATGGCGCTGCGCATAGCGGAATATGTGAGTTCGGTGCTCTACGTGGTGATGCAGACCTATATCTTCTCCATGCAGTATAAGGCCTACATGCGACTGGAGACGGCGGTAGATGAATACTACGACCGCAGTCGCCGCGACCTGTTTGGCTGGATGGGACTGAGCATGAAGACCATGGCGCTGATGGTATTCCTGGTGCCGCTGGTCATCTTTATGCAGGGCGCCCCACTGGTGCTCTTCTCCATCAGTTTCTTCTTTATAATCTCCTACTCTACCATCAGCCTGTATACCTACGGGGTGAGTAAGGACGTGGAGAGAGTGGAAGAGTCTATAAGGGAAGAGGGAATAGTGAAAAGTGAAAAATTTGCTACCGCGGATGGAAGGGAAGAAAGGAATATTGAAAAATTTGCTACCGCAGATGAAAGCAACGAAGACTCTGCAGCGGCAGCAAATTTTTCACTTTTCACTATTCACTCTACCCTTGACCGCTGGATAGCCAGCGGTCACTACCGGGAGCACAACCTGACGCTGAGCATCGTGGCACGCCAGATGGGGGTACCACAGAAACAGTTGCAGGAATGGCTCAGGCAGTCGGAATACAAAAAACTGGCAGGACTGGTGAGCAGCCTGCGCATCAAGGAGGCACAGCGCGTGCTGATAGAGCATCGCGACTGGTCGGTGGAGAGCGTGGCCGACTACTGCGGCTTTAACGACAGGAAATACTTCCACCAGGTGTTCCAGCAGTATACGGGCACCACGCCGGCCAAGTTCCAACAGAATAATTAAAATCATTTTTATATATATTATGAAACTGAACGACATACTGAGCGGCCAGTTGAATGCCGCAGAATGGGAAGCCAAGGGCTACGAGCTTCCTAAGTTTGACATCAAGGCCCTTCGCGAGAAGACGGCCAAGGAGCCCACATGGGTACACTTCGGTGGTGGCAACATTTTCCGTGCATTTCCCGCCGCTATCCTGAACGACGCGTTGAACACGGGTAAATACGACCGTGGCGTCATCGTGGCAGAGACCTTCGACTTCGAGGTGATCGACAAGGCATACGCTCCCTACCAGAACCTGTCGCTCTGCGTGAACCTCTGCTCTGACGGTTCGATAGAGAAGAAAGTGATTGCCAGCGTGACAGAGGCCCTGAAGGCCGACCCCCAGTTTGAGGATTGGAACCGACTGGTGGAGATTTTCCGTAACCCGTCATTGCAGATGATCTCATTCACCATCACGGAGAAGGGATACACCTACAACGAGGCCGACCTGGCCCGCGGACTGAAGCCCGTATTCGCCATGGGTAAGGTGTGCGCCCTGCTGCTGGAGCGATTCAACGCCGGACAGCTGCCTCTCACCGTGCAGAGCATGGACAACTGCTCGCACAATGGCGACAAGGTGAAGGCTGGCGTGATGGCCTATGCTGAGCGCTGGGTCAGCGACGGACTGGTGCCTGCTGCCTTCCTGGCTTACCTGAAGGACGAGAAGAAGGTGACGTTCCCCTGGTCTATGATTGACAAGATTACGCCACGTCCGCACGAGAAGGTGAAGGAGCTGCTGGCTGCCGACGGATTTGAGGACAACAACTATATCGAGACGGAGAAGCACACATTCACGGCACCTTTTGTGAATGCCGAGGAGGTGCAGTATCTGGTCATCGAGGACAACTATACCAACGGTCGTCCCCCACTCGACCTGGGCGGTGCGCTCTATACCACACGCGACACGGTAGACAAGGTGGAGACGATGAAGGTGACTACCTGTCTGAACCCGCTCCACACGGCTATGAGTATTTATGGCTGCATGCTGGACTACACGCTGATTTCTGCGGAGATGAAGGATGAGGACCTGCGTGCCTTTATCCAGAAGATTGGTTATATCGAGGCGATGCCCGTGGTAGTGGATCCGGGTGTGCTGAATCCGTATGAGTTTATCGGTGCCGTGATCAACCGCCGTCTGCCCAACCCCTTC
Proteins encoded:
- a CDS encoding helix-turn-helix transcriptional regulator, yielding MITTGEMQISGMLTMTVLSVMLVICAPGRSTRRISFAKARWMMAGGTGLIALQFLLQHAFGFRQMGVTQAVCCNLLFFTPSSLLCSMSILYMQRQGKVSWKEWLIGSSIYALSAGILIGTAVLDGVPFREESMALRIAEYVSSVLYVVMQTYIFSMQYKAYMRLETAVDEYYDRSRRDLFGWMGLSMKTMALMVFLVPLVIFMQGAPLVLFSISFFFIISYSTISLYTYGVSKDVERVEESIREEGIVKSEKFATADGREERNIEKFATADESNEDSAAAANFSLFTIHSTLDRWIASGHYREHNLTLSIVARQMGVPQKQLQEWLRQSEYKKLAGLVSSLRIKEAQRVLIEHRDWSVESVADYCGFNDRKYFHQVFQQYTGTTPAKFQQNN
- a CDS encoding mannitol dehydrogenase family protein — its product is MKLNDILSGQLNAAEWEAKGYELPKFDIKALREKTAKEPTWVHFGGGNIFRAFPAAILNDALNTGKYDRGVIVAETFDFEVIDKAYAPYQNLSLCVNLCSDGSIEKKVIASVTEALKADPQFEDWNRLVEIFRNPSLQMISFTITEKGYTYNEADLARGLKPVFAMGKVCALLLERFNAGQLPLTVQSMDNCSHNGDKVKAGVMAYAERWVSDGLVPAAFLAYLKDEKKVTFPWSMIDKITPRPHEKVKELLAADGFEDNNYIETEKHTFTAPFVNAEEVQYLVIEDNYTNGRPPLDLGGALYTTRDTVDKVETMKVTTCLNPLHTAMSIYGCMLDYTLISAEMKDEDLRAFIQKIGYIEAMPVVVDPGVLNPYEFIGAVINRRLPNPFMPDAPQRIACDTSQKLPIRFGETLKKYIARGLDKSNLVLIPLTLAGYARYLKGLKDDLTSFEPSPDPMLAELQAIVAPLEIGKADQDWSCLKTLYSRKDVFGLDLYEAGLGEQIEGMVKELYAGKGAVRKTLHKYVSAR